The following proteins are encoded in a genomic region of Thiomonas sp. X19:
- a CDS encoding recombinase family protein produces the protein MNKINPEHLARGAYVYVRQSTADQLRHNHESRRRQYALADRARALGWTEVVVIDDDLGVSAGGVARPGFERLLAAICSGQVGAVVSIEASRLARNGRDWHTLLEFCALVGSLIVDEDGIYDPRSVNDRLLLGMKGTMSEMELSLLRQRSVEALKLKAARGDLHTTVAIGYVRSEGDRIERDADLRIREAIAAVFRRFAQAGSVRQALLWFRQERIDLPSAVYENGRRCVIWRLPVYNAVLKILTNPVYAGAYAFGRTETRVRIEAGRKRVVHGHRRAQEHWQVLIQEHHEGYIDWPTYEHNQRVIADNTNMRGSMARGAPRRGEALLAGLLRCAHCGRKLHVAYSGSDGTIARYHCKGAAINHGAVPGCISFGSLRVDEAVSGEVLSVLLPLGVQAALRAIEHHANDEHATRRQLELALEQARFEAARAQRQFDAVDPGNRLVAAELERRWNERLSEVTRREAEIKTLQTVTEWSLTPQQRDDLMALGTDLPRVWSHPSASNAVRKRILRCVIREIVARVDEARIELVMHWQGGDHTELSVVKNRTGQHRWTTDVGVQVLIVQLARQLGDAGIASLLNRLGHRTGKGHTWTEMRVRSFRGDHHIAVYQNGEREARGELTLEQAAEALGTSKMTVLRMISVATLPATQACKGAPWAIKAADLQRPEVRASVSSPGVRPLPDDPRQISLELQ, from the coding sequence ATGAACAAGATCAACCCTGAGCACTTGGCGCGTGGCGCCTACGTGTACGTGCGCCAGTCCACAGCCGATCAGTTGCGCCACAACCATGAGAGTCGCCGGCGCCAATACGCCCTGGCCGATCGGGCACGCGCGCTCGGTTGGACCGAGGTCGTGGTCATCGACGACGACCTCGGTGTGTCCGCCGGCGGCGTCGCACGGCCAGGCTTTGAGCGACTGCTGGCGGCGATCTGCAGCGGCCAGGTCGGCGCCGTGGTGTCCATTGAGGCATCGCGCCTGGCACGCAACGGTCGCGACTGGCACACGCTGCTGGAATTCTGCGCACTGGTGGGCAGCCTCATCGTCGACGAAGACGGCATTTATGATCCACGCAGCGTCAACGACCGGTTGCTGCTGGGCATGAAGGGCACGATGTCGGAGATGGAGTTGTCCCTCCTTCGCCAACGATCCGTCGAAGCCCTCAAGCTCAAGGCGGCGCGGGGTGATCTGCACACGACGGTGGCGATCGGCTATGTGCGCAGCGAGGGCGACCGGATTGAACGCGACGCCGATCTGCGCATCCGCGAAGCGATCGCGGCCGTGTTCCGTCGATTCGCACAGGCCGGCAGCGTGCGCCAGGCGCTGCTGTGGTTCCGACAAGAGCGCATTGATCTGCCCTCGGCGGTCTACGAGAACGGCCGGCGCTGCGTGATCTGGCGTCTGCCGGTCTATAACGCGGTGCTCAAGATTCTCACCAATCCCGTCTATGCCGGCGCCTATGCGTTTGGCCGCACCGAGACACGCGTCCGGATCGAAGCCGGCCGCAAGCGCGTCGTGCACGGCCATCGTCGTGCCCAGGAGCACTGGCAGGTCTTGATCCAGGAGCACCACGAGGGGTACATTGATTGGCCGACCTATGAGCACAACCAGCGCGTGATCGCCGACAACACCAACATGCGCGGCAGCATGGCGCGCGGCGCACCCCGGCGCGGAGAGGCATTGCTGGCCGGGTTGCTGCGATGCGCGCACTGTGGTCGCAAGCTGCACGTCGCCTACAGCGGCAGCGACGGCACCATCGCCCGCTATCACTGCAAGGGGGCCGCGATCAATCATGGCGCGGTGCCTGGATGCATTTCTTTCGGCTCGCTGCGCGTGGACGAGGCCGTCTCCGGCGAAGTGCTGAGCGTGCTGCTGCCGCTTGGGGTGCAGGCCGCACTGCGTGCCATCGAGCACCATGCCAACGATGAGCACGCGACGCGGCGCCAGCTCGAACTCGCGTTGGAGCAGGCGCGCTTTGAGGCGGCGCGTGCGCAGCGGCAGTTCGACGCCGTTGACCCCGGCAATCGACTGGTGGCCGCCGAACTTGAGCGGCGCTGGAACGAGCGCCTCTCCGAGGTTACCCGGCGCGAGGCGGAGATCAAGACGCTGCAGACCGTGACCGAATGGAGCCTGACGCCACAGCAGCGCGACGACCTCATGGCCCTGGGCACCGACTTGCCGCGGGTGTGGTCCCATCCTTCGGCCAGCAACGCCGTGCGCAAGCGCATCCTGCGCTGCGTGATCAGGGAGATCGTGGCGCGCGTGGACGAGGCGCGCATCGAACTCGTCATGCATTGGCAGGGAGGCGACCACACCGAATTGAGCGTGGTGAAGAACCGCACGGGACAGCACCGCTGGACCACCGATGTTGGGGTCCAGGTTCTGATCGTGCAGCTCGCACGCCAGTTGGGTGACGCTGGCATCGCCTCGTTGCTGAATCGTCTCGGCCACCGGACTGGCAAAGGGCATACCTGGACGGAAATGCGGGTGCGTTCGTTCCGCGGCGACCACCACATTGCGGTCTACCAAAATGGAGAGCGCGAAGCGCGTGGTGAGTTGACTCTGGAGCAAGCCGCTGAAGCGCTCGGGACGAGCAAGATGACGGTGCTGCGCATGATCAGCGTCGCTACACTTCCCGCCACGCAGGCCTGCAAGGGCGCGCCTTGGGCCATCAAGGCCGCCGATTTACAGCGTCCCGAGGTCCGCGCATCGGTCTCATCGCCTGGCGTGCGTCCGCTCCCAGACGATCCTCGACAGATTTCTCTTGAACTTCAATAA
- a CDS encoding tyrosine-type recombinase/integrase: MEAFHQNNLGRALVRFFQDYLPNQRGISTHTIRSYRDAIVLFLRFASQDAGRGVERLEINDLRSERVTQFLSSLEDRRGNGIATRNARLAALHTLARFLATEHPQHMGTLQELLAVPFKRGAKTAPIEYLEHDEVRELLNAIDRSDDRGRRDYALFALMFNTGARVQEILDLRARDVRLDAPAQVRLTGKGNKIRVCPIWATTASLLRPLCTAREGDANDLPLFINQRGQPLTRFGVRYLLQRYLTDAASKSATLAGKSIHPHSIRHTTAIHLLKAGVDFASISQWLGHASLNTTMVYARADLDLKRQALLQVFPDALAPPKAGNLALGGVNLVDWLRRL; the protein is encoded by the coding sequence ATGGAAGCCTTCCACCAGAACAACCTCGGGCGAGCGCTCGTGCGCTTCTTCCAGGACTATCTGCCCAACCAGCGAGGGATAAGCACCCATACGATCCGAAGCTATCGCGACGCCATCGTGCTCTTCCTGAGGTTCGCCTCGCAGGACGCCGGACGCGGAGTCGAACGTCTGGAGATCAACGATCTCCGGTCCGAACGCGTCACTCAGTTCTTGTCCAGCCTGGAGGACCGCCGTGGTAACGGCATCGCCACGCGCAATGCCCGGCTCGCCGCCCTGCATACCCTGGCACGGTTCCTCGCCACCGAGCATCCGCAGCACATGGGCACACTGCAGGAGTTGCTGGCTGTGCCCTTCAAGCGCGGCGCCAAGACCGCGCCGATTGAGTATCTGGAGCATGATGAGGTTCGCGAATTGCTCAACGCGATTGATCGGTCGGATGATCGTGGACGGCGCGACTATGCACTGTTCGCGCTGATGTTCAACACCGGTGCACGCGTTCAGGAGATCCTTGACCTTAGGGCGCGTGACGTTCGTCTGGATGCCCCGGCGCAGGTACGATTGACTGGCAAGGGAAACAAGATCCGGGTGTGCCCAATCTGGGCGACCACCGCCAGCCTTTTACGTCCGCTGTGTACGGCACGCGAGGGGGACGCGAACGATCTTCCGCTGTTTATCAACCAACGCGGCCAACCGCTCACGCGATTCGGCGTTCGTTACCTCCTACAGCGCTACCTGACCGATGCAGCGTCCAAGTCCGCAACTCTGGCGGGCAAGTCGATTCATCCGCACTCGATCCGCCATACCACTGCGATTCATTTGCTCAAGGCTGGCGTCGACTTCGCCAGCATCAGCCAGTGGCTCGGGCACGCAAGCCTGAACACCACGATGGTGTATGCGCGCGCTGACTTGGACCTCAAGCGACAGGCGCTGCTTCAGGTGTTCCCAGACGCGCTGGCCCCGCCGAAGGCCGGCAACCTGGCGCTCGGCGGCGTCAACTTGGTGGATTGGCTTCGCCGGCTCTGA
- a CDS encoding tyrosine-type recombinase/integrase has translation MGRAYVAEENILHSLRDFICATGERDVTLHLFERWCALHEGLTGNVRRNRQRIARNWCLYRQRSEPSCFVPDPNRFPRPHPHKAPVIIAPAAVGRMLAAAQAVRPTPDSALRPDVLRLATVLLYTAGLRRGELLRLQLGDVNALDAVLRVRESKFHKSRWVPLSKDAGAELRVYLLRRQHQWGESAPTQPLLCHGTRHCHGYTGTGLSTGLQELVESANVRGWDGRRPRVHDFRHSFAVQCLLRWYRQGADVQSNLPKLAMYMGHVSIVSTAYYLRWIPELAQAASDRFEAAFGSLVSGGVA, from the coding sequence TTGGGGCGGGCCTACGTCGCCGAAGAAAACATCCTGCATTCGCTGCGCGACTTTATCTGCGCAACCGGCGAACGCGATGTGACTCTCCACTTGTTCGAGCGATGGTGTGCATTGCATGAAGGCCTGACCGGCAATGTGCGCCGCAACCGGCAGCGCATCGCTCGCAACTGGTGCCTGTATCGCCAGCGCAGCGAGCCATCATGCTTTGTTCCCGATCCGAACCGGTTCCCGAGGCCGCATCCTCACAAGGCGCCCGTCATCATCGCCCCGGCGGCGGTCGGCCGCATGCTGGCCGCAGCGCAGGCGGTCAGGCCGACCCCGGACTCGGCGTTGCGACCGGACGTTCTGCGGCTGGCCACAGTGCTCTTGTACACAGCCGGACTGCGTCGCGGTGAGCTGCTTCGCCTTCAACTCGGCGACGTCAACGCATTGGACGCGGTGCTGCGTGTTCGGGAGTCCAAGTTCCACAAGTCCCGGTGGGTGCCGCTATCCAAGGATGCAGGGGCAGAGCTGCGCGTGTACCTCCTACGTCGCCAACATCAATGGGGCGAGTCAGCGCCGACGCAGCCCTTGCTGTGCCACGGCACACGGCATTGCCATGGCTACACGGGCACCGGCCTGAGCACCGGGTTGCAGGAATTGGTCGAGTCGGCGAACGTCCGAGGGTGGGATGGGCGGCGACCTCGCGTGCACGACTTCCGCCACAGCTTTGCTGTCCAGTGTCTGTTGCGCTGGTACCGCCAGGGTGCTGACGTGCAGTCGAACCTGCCCAAGCTCGCGATGTACATGGGCCACGTCTCGATCGTGTCTACGGCGTACTACCTGCGCTGGATACCCGAGCTCGCGCAGGCGGCCAGCGATCGCTTCGAGGCCGCCTTCGGCAGCTTGGTATCGGGCGGGGTGGCGTGA